The genomic region GAACGGCGACCCGATCCCGGGCACCGAGACGGTGACCGGCTTCCTGGGCATCACCCCCACCTCCGGTGTGGTCCGGCTCAGCTTCGGCGCGAGCGTCGACAGGATGTCCGAGATGGCCGACACCGGGGTGCACTCGCTGCTCGCGCTGCCCGGCAAGATCCCGGCGCTGTGGGACTCGGTGGTCAAGGGCACCCCGCGGCAGGCCGACTCCCCGGTCGGCATGGTCGGCGCGGCCCGGGTCGGCGGCCAGGTCTTCTCGAACAACCACGTGCCCGCCACCCAGCGGGTCGCCATCATGATCAGTCTGCTGGCCGGCATCAACCTCTCGCTCTTCCTCTTCAACATGCTGCCGCTGCTCCCGCTGGACGGCGGCCATGTGGCCGGCGCGCTCTGGGAGTCGATCCGGCGTCACGCCGCCAGGCTCTTCAAGCGCCCCGACCCGGGTCCGTTCGACGTCGCCAAGCTGATGCCGGTGGCCTACGTGGTGGCCAGCATCTTCATCGGCTTCACCCTGCTGGTGCTGATCGCCGACGTGATCAACCCGGTCAAGATCAGCTAGCCGACCGCTCAGGGGGCGTGCGCGGGGGCCCTCGCGGGTGCCGTACCGTTGGACGCCGGGTGTGCGATCACCGCGCACCCGGCGTCCGTCACCTCTACTCCGGGGAACCCTGCGCACATGACCGCGATCTCGCTCGGTATTCCGTCCCTGCCGCTCAAGCCGCTCGCCAAGCGCCGCTACTCGCGTCAGATCATGGTCGGCAACGTTCCGGTCGGCGGCGACGCCCCGGTCTCGGTGCAGTCGATGACCACCACGCTGACCTCGGACATCAACGCGACGCTGCAGCAGATCGCGCAGCTCACCGCCTCCGGCTGCCAGATCGTCCGGGTCGCCGTGCCCTCCCAGGACGACGCGGACGCGCTGCCGATCATCGCGAGGAAGTCGCAGATCCCGGTGATCGCCGACATCCACTTCCAGCCGAAGTACGTGTTCGCGGCGATCGACGCCGGCTGCGCGGCCGTGCGCGTGAACCCGGGCAACATCAAGGCCTTCGACGACAAGGTCGGCGAGATCGCCAAGGCGGCCAAGGCCGCCGGGACCCCGATCCGGATCGGCGTCAACGCCGGCTCGCTGGACAAGCGGCTGCTGGAGAAGTACGGCCGGGCCACCCCCGAGGCGCTCGTGGAGTCCGCGCTGTGGGAGTGCTCGCTCTTCGAGGAGCACGACTTCCGCGACATCAAGATCTCGGTCAAGCACAACGACCCGGTCGTGATGATCAACGCCTACCGGCAGCTCGCGGCGGCCTGCGACTACCCGCTGCACCTCGGTGTCACCGAGGCGGGCCCGGCCTTCCAGGGCACCATCAAGTCGGCCGTCGCTTTCGGCGCGCTGCTGGCCGAGGGCATCGGCGACACCATCCGGGTCTCGCTGTCCGCGCCTCCGGCCGAGGAGATCAAGGTCGGCAACCAGATCCTGGAGTCGCTCGGCCTGCGTCAGCGGGGTCTGGAGATCGTCTCCTGCCCGTCCTGCGGCCGCGCCCAGGTGGACGTCTACAAGCTCGCCGAGGAGGTCACCGCCGGCCTGGAGGGCATGGAGGTGCCGCTGCGCGTCGCGGTCATGGGCTGCGTCGTCAACGGTCCGGGCGAGGCCCGCGAGGCCGACCTCGGGGTGGCCTCGGGCAACGGCAAGGGGCAGATCTTCGTCAAGGGCGAGGTGATCAAGACGGTGCCCGAGTCCAAGATCGTCGAGACCCTGATCGAGGAGGCCCTCAAGCTGGCCGAGCAGATGCAGGCCGACGGCGTGGAGTCCGGCAGCCCGACCGTGATCGCCGCCGACTGACGGTGAGTGAGGCACAGTGCTCGATCGAGGTGTGATGCTCCCCGGCTCCCTGCAGGCTGCCCGCAGCCTGGCTGCCACCCGGGTGCTGGACGGCGCGGACCTGGCCGACACCCTGGCGGTGCTGCACCGCGACCCGGTCGCCAACGCCTTCGTCGCCACCCGGGTCGAGGCGGTCGGCCTCGACCCGTGGCGGCTCGGCGGCGAGATGTGGGGCTGGCACGACCAGGACGGCCGGCTGGAGTCGCTCTGCTACGCCGGCGCCAACCTGGTGCCGATCAACGCCGGCCCGCAGGCCGTCCGGGCCTTCGCCGAGCGGGCCCGCCGGCAGGGCCGCCGCTGTTCCTCGATCGTCGGCCCCGCCGAACCCACCGCCGAGCTGTGGGCGCTGCTGGAGCGCAGCTGGGGCCCGGCCCGCGAGGTCCGGGGCCACCAGCCGCTGATGGCCACCACCGAACCCGCCACCGAGGTCGCGCCCGACCCGCTGGTCCGCCGGGTCCGCCGGGACGAGCTCGAGCTGCTGATGCCGGCCTGCGTGGCGATGTTCACCGAGGAGGTCGGGATCTCCCCGCTGGCCGGCGACGGTGGCCTGCTCTACCAGGCAAGGGTCGCCGAACTGGTCAGCGGCGGACGCTCGTTCGCCCGGATCTCGGAGCAGGGCGAGGTCGTCTTCAAGGCCGAGATCGGCGCCGTCACCCAGGGCGCCTGCCAGATCCAGGGCGTCTGGGTGGCCCCCGCCCACCGCGGCCGGCGGCTCTCCGAGGCGGGCATGGCCGCGGTGCTGGAGATCGCGCTGCGCGAGGTGGCCCCGGTGGTCAGCCTCTACGTGAACGACTACAACCTGCCCGCCCGGGCCGCGTACCACCGGGTGGGATTCCGTGAGGTCGGCGCCTTCATGTCGGTACTTTTCTGACTGTTAGTCGCCCGCGCTCGGGGCGGTGATCTCCTGTCGGCACCCCACCCGGTGGAGTAACGTCCCCGGCATGGAGCAGCTCACCGAGATCACCGTTCAGCCGATCGACTTGGCCGCCTGGGCGCCGTATGCGCTCGAGGTGCAGGCGGCCGCCTTCGGGCTCTCCGCCGAAGAGGTGGCGGTACGGCTGCACATCGTCGGGCGGCACGCGCTGCAGCCCGGGGTGATCGCGCTCGGCGCGCTCAGCGGCGGTCGGCTGGTCGGCTTCGGCTACGGCATGCCGAACCAGCGCTCGCACTGGTGGAGCACCGTCATCCAGCCGCACCTGGAGGCGCACGGCCACGGGGACTGGCTGGACAACGTCTTCGCCGTCACCGAACTGCACGTGCTGCCCGAGTATCAGGGGCGGGGCCTGGGCAGCACCCTGATCCGCACCCTGTGCGAGCGCTCCGGGCTGCCGCGCAGCATCCTCTCCGCGATCGACGCCGAGACCCCGGCCCGCCGCCTCTACCGCTCCCTGGGCTACCGCGACCTGGCCCGCGCCGTCCGCTTTCCCGCCACCGACCGCCCGTACGCGGTGATGGGCGCCCGGCTGCCCCTGCTGGACCGGTCCTACAACCCGTCCGCGAACTCCAGGTAGAGCTCCGCGTTGCTGCGTTCGCCGGCGGCCAGGGCGGTCAGGCCGGCGGCGACGGTGCGGAACAGGGTCCAGCCGCGCAGGCGGTCCCGATCCACCTCCACCGCCTCGGCGAGCTGGTGCAGCCGGCGGCGGGCGGCGCCCTGCGGGCCGGGGGCCGCGGCCAGCGTCTCCTTGCGGTCCTGGGCCAGCCAGGCCAGGTCGTAGGCGCGCTCGCCGACCAGCGGCTGCGGGTCGATGGCCAGCCACGGGGAGCGGTCGGCGGCCATCACGTTGCCGTGGTGGAAGTCGCCGTGCAGCAGGAACTGCTCGGGAATGGAGCTCAGCAGTCCCGCCGCGATCTCGGTCGCCTCGTCGAGCAGCCGCAGCGCGTCCAGCCGCTCGGCCAGCGCCCGGTGCTCGCGCAGCCAGCCGATCCGCAGCTCGACCTGTTCGGCCACCGAGGTGAACTGATGGCCCGTCGGGGGCTCGGTCCACAACCGCCGCAGCAGGCTGGTCGCCTCCAGCATCGCCTTCGCCTCGGCCAGTGAGCGCAGCGGGATGTCCCCGTGCAGACGCTCCAGCAGCAGGAACCCCTCGGCGGGCTCGGCGTCCAGCAGCAGCACGGCGCCGCGTCCGGCCCAGTGGGTGAGTGCCGCGTGTTCCTGGGCGGTCTCGGGGGTGACCAGTCCGGTCTTGAGCACGGCGGGGGAGTTGTCACCCCGGCGGACGTACCCGATCAGGCTCAACCGCCCGCCCGGGTCGGCGATCCGGTCCAGGATCAGGTCCCAGCGGGCCAGCTGACGGGTCACCCGGTCCTGGAGGGCGGCCAGCCAACGCTCCCCGGTCTGGCCCTGGCGGGCCAGCACGCCGTCGCGGAGCCGGTCGGGGACGGTGATCTGCCCTGCTGCTGACGACATGCCGACCTTCCGTCTGGTGCTGCCCCCGTGGTACTACCCGTCCATTGTCGGCCATCCACCCCGCCCCGGCCGGACAGCCGCGCTGGTCAGCGCCATATCGGGGGCCGGTGGTGGGTCTACCGGGGGGAGCCGGAGGCGCTCGCGGAGCCCGCCGACGGCGAGGCGGCGGGCTCCGCGAGGCCCGGCAGTGCGGTCGAGGCGCCACCCCAGTGCGCGCACTGCAGCACGCACTCGCGCAGCGCCGTGGCCGCGGTCATCCGCAGCCCGCCGGAGCCGGCGGCGACCAGGTCGGCGTAGACGGCGGTCAGTCGGGACTCGACCTCGGCGGCCAGTCGTCCGGCGGCCGCCGGGTCCGGGACGGCGAACGGCAACTGGTACCCGGGAGCGGCTGCGGCCGGCGTCGCGCCGGCCGCGGCCAGTATTCGCTGCCAGGCGTCCCGGCGGGCCTGGTGGGCGGCGTAGCCGGCCCGGGCCTCGTCGCGCTTGGGGCCCGGCGGGACCTTGGCGCCGACCACCCCGAAGGCGTACACGGCGGCGTGCTCGGCGGCCAGCGCGGCCTGGAGTGCGGCGGTGGCACCGGCTGATGGCGGGTTAGGGGTGCTGGGGGAGGAGCTGGGTGATCCGCCGTCAGCTGACGGTGCACCTGCTGACGGTGCACCTGCTGAGGGGGTGTCGGCGGGAACCGTCAGCGGGGTCTGGTCGCCCAGCCGCACCGCGTGCAGCGCACCGGCCGCAGCGGCCGAGGCCAGCAGCCGGGCCAGCTCCGGCGAGGCGGCGGCGAGATCGGCCAGCCTGGCCTGCGCGGTGCTCCGCTCGGCGCCGGCCAACGCGGCCACCGTGCCGCCCGCCGGCGATCCGGAGGCAGCCGTCGAGGCAGCCGCCGTGGCTGGGGAACTGGCGGCAGCGGCGCTGGGAGCACTGGACGCGGGCAGTCCGCTCGCCAGCGCCGCCCGCTGCTTGACCAGCTCCGCCTGCAGCTCCGCCACCGGTGCACCGCCGGCGCTGCCTGCCGGCAGCGCCGCGTACTGGGCCAGCAGCGCGTCGGTCGCGGCCACCGCCCGGGTGCGCAGCGGCAGGTCCGGGTCGGGTTTCCCCTTGCCGCCCGACCCCGGTGAGCCGGAACCGCTCCCGGATCCGGAGGTGCAGGCGGCCAGCAGCCCGGCGGCGGCCAGCGCCCCGGTGGCCAGGAAAGTCCGCCGGCCGGTGGACTGCATCGACGTGCTCCCGAGAACTCGTGCGGGAGCCGCTGACGCCCCCGCGATCGTGACTGGTGGTGAACGAGAACGTGAAAGAGTTGTGCCCGCCCGGTTGGACCGTACCGTCCGCCTCGCGCGGAGCATAGGGCGGGGCGGTGCGGCGGACACCGGGCACCGCGCGGGACCACCGGAATCGGCGGTTGGGGGGTCGACCCGATAGGCTTTGGCCGAGTTACGACCACTGACAACAGCAGACGCGGCCGAGGAGTCACCCGGATGAGCACCACCCCCACCGATCGGTTGCGTGCCCTGTTGGAGCCGCTGGCCGAGCGGGCGGGCCTGGACCTTGAGGACGTCAAGGTGACCCAGGCCGGCAGCCGCCGCCAGGTGCAGATCGATGTGGACGCAGACGGCGGCGTGGACCTGGATGCGATCGCCGAGTTCAGCCGCGAGGTCGGCCAGGCCCTGGACGAGAGCGACCTGCTGGGCAGCTCCGCCTACGTCCTGGAGGTCGGCTCCCCGGGCGTGGACCGCCCGCTCACCGAACCCCGCCACTGGCGCCGCAACACCGGCCGACTGGTGAAGATCCAGCTGACCGAGGGCGGCGAGATCGTCGCGCGCATCCTGGAGACCGACGAGGACGGCGCGCTGGTCGAGGTGCAGCCGGTGAAGGGCCGCGGCCGGGCCAAGGAGCGCCGCCTGGAGTTCGCCGAGGTGGCCAAGGCGCGGATCCAGGTGGAGTTCAACCGCAAGGAGGACGAGCAACTGCTGTCCGAAGAAGAAGAGGACGAGCAGCCGCTCTCCGAGGAAGAAGAGGAGGCGTAGCCGTGGACATCGACATGAGTGCCCTGCGTGGGCTGGTGACCGAGAAGAACATCCCGTTCGACCTGCTGGTCGAGTCGATCGAGTCGGCGCTCCTCATCGCGTACCACCGGACCGAGGGCTCGCGCCGTCGGGCCCGGGTCGAGCTGAACCGCAAGACCGGCCACGTGACGGTGTGGGCGCTGGAGGACGCGAGCGAGCTGGAGGAGGGCGCCGAGCCCCGCGAGTTCGACGACACCCCGAGCGGCTTCGGCCGGATCGCCGCCAGCACCGCGAAGCAGGTGATCCTGCAGCGCCTGCGCGACGCCGCCGACGACCAGACCTTCGGCGAGTACGCGGGCAAGGAGGGCGACATCGTGATGGGTGTCGTCCAGCAGGGCAACGACCCGAAGAACGTGCTGGTGGACATCGGCAAGCTGGAGGCGATCCTGCCCCCGCAGGAGCAGGTCCCCGGCGAGGAGTACAAGCACGGCACCCGCCTGCGCAGCTACGTGGTGGCGGTCCGTCGCGGTGTCCGCGGCGCCTCGGTGACGCTCTCGCGCACCCACCCCAACCTGGTGAAGAAGCTGTTCGCGCTGGAGGTCCCGGAGATCGCCGACGGCAGCGTCGAGATCGCCGCGATCGCCCGCGAGGCCGGCCACCGCACCAAGATCGCCGTGCACTCGCGCCGGGCCGGTCTGAACGCCAAGGGCGCCTGCATCGGCCCGATGGGCGGCCGGGTGCGCAATGTGATGGCCGAGCTGCACGGCGAGAAGATCGACATCGTCGACTGGTCGGACGATCCGGCCGAGATGGTGGCGAACGCGCTGTCCCCCGCCCGGGTGACCAAGGTCGAGATCGTGGACCTGCAGCAGCGCTCCGCTCGGGTGATCGTGCCGGACTACCAGCTCTCGCTGGCGATCGGCAAGGAGGGGCAGAACGCCCGTCTGGCGGCTCGCCTCACCGGATGGCGGATCGACATCC from Kitasatospora azatica KCTC 9699 harbors:
- the ispG gene encoding flavodoxin-dependent (E)-4-hydroxy-3-methylbut-2-enyl-diphosphate synthase, whose product is MTAISLGIPSLPLKPLAKRRYSRQIMVGNVPVGGDAPVSVQSMTTTLTSDINATLQQIAQLTASGCQIVRVAVPSQDDADALPIIARKSQIPVIADIHFQPKYVFAAIDAGCAAVRVNPGNIKAFDDKVGEIAKAAKAAGTPIRIGVNAGSLDKRLLEKYGRATPEALVESALWECSLFEEHDFRDIKISVKHNDPVVMINAYRQLAAACDYPLHLGVTEAGPAFQGTIKSAVAFGALLAEGIGDTIRVSLSAPPAEEIKVGNQILESLGLRQRGLEIVSCPSCGRAQVDVYKLAEEVTAGLEGMEVPLRVAVMGCVVNGPGEAREADLGVASGNGKGQIFVKGEVIKTVPESKIVETLIEEALKLAEQMQADGVESGSPTVIAAD
- a CDS encoding GNAT family N-acetyltransferase, which translates into the protein MLPGSLQAARSLAATRVLDGADLADTLAVLHRDPVANAFVATRVEAVGLDPWRLGGEMWGWHDQDGRLESLCYAGANLVPINAGPQAVRAFAERARRQGRRCSSIVGPAEPTAELWALLERSWGPAREVRGHQPLMATTEPATEVAPDPLVRRVRRDELELLMPACVAMFTEEVGISPLAGDGGLLYQARVAELVSGGRSFARISEQGEVVFKAEIGAVTQGACQIQGVWVAPAHRGRRLSEAGMAAVLEIALREVAPVVSLYVNDYNLPARAAYHRVGFREVGAFMSVLF
- a CDS encoding GNAT family N-acetyltransferase, with product MEQLTEITVQPIDLAAWAPYALEVQAAAFGLSAEEVAVRLHIVGRHALQPGVIALGALSGGRLVGFGYGMPNQRSHWWSTVIQPHLEAHGHGDWLDNVFAVTELHVLPEYQGRGLGSTLIRTLCERSGLPRSILSAIDAETPARRLYRSLGYRDLARAVRFPATDRPYAVMGARLPLLDRSYNPSANSR
- a CDS encoding aminoglycoside phosphotransferase family protein, with translation MSSAAGQITVPDRLRDGVLARQGQTGERWLAALQDRVTRQLARWDLILDRIADPGGRLSLIGYVRRGDNSPAVLKTGLVTPETAQEHAALTHWAGRGAVLLLDAEPAEGFLLLERLHGDIPLRSLAEAKAMLEATSLLRRLWTEPPTGHQFTSVAEQVELRIGWLREHRALAERLDALRLLDEATEIAAGLLSSIPEQFLLHGDFHHGNVMAADRSPWLAIDPQPLVGERAYDLAWLAQDRKETLAAAPGPQGAARRRLHQLAEAVEVDRDRLRGWTLFRTVAAGLTALAAGERSNAELYLEFADGL
- a CDS encoding ferritin-like domain-containing protein; protein product: MTVPADTPSAGAPSAGAPSADGGSPSSSPSTPNPPSAGATAALQAALAAEHAAVYAFGVVGAKVPPGPKRDEARAGYAAHQARRDAWQRILAAAGATPAAAAPGYQLPFAVPDPAAAGRLAAEVESRLTAVYADLVAAGSGGLRMTAATALRECVLQCAHWGGASTALPGLAEPAASPSAGSASASGSPR
- the rimP gene encoding ribosome maturation factor RimP, with amino-acid sequence MSTTPTDRLRALLEPLAERAGLDLEDVKVTQAGSRRQVQIDVDADGGVDLDAIAEFSREVGQALDESDLLGSSAYVLEVGSPGVDRPLTEPRHWRRNTGRLVKIQLTEGGEIVARILETDEDGALVEVQPVKGRGRAKERRLEFAEVAKARIQVEFNRKEDEQLLSEEEEDEQPLSEEEEEA
- the nusA gene encoding transcription termination factor NusA, whose amino-acid sequence is MDIDMSALRGLVTEKNIPFDLLVESIESALLIAYHRTEGSRRRARVELNRKTGHVTVWALEDASELEEGAEPREFDDTPSGFGRIAASTAKQVILQRLRDAADDQTFGEYAGKEGDIVMGVVQQGNDPKNVLVDIGKLEAILPPQEQVPGEEYKHGTRLRSYVVAVRRGVRGASVTLSRTHPNLVKKLFALEVPEIADGSVEIAAIAREAGHRTKIAVHSRRAGLNAKGACIGPMGGRVRNVMAELHGEKIDIVDWSDDPAEMVANALSPARVTKVEIVDLQQRSARVIVPDYQLSLAIGKEGQNARLAARLTGWRIDIRPDTDTSGEGSDAGRSGESRPE